aattgtatttgcatatttatttacaattgatttCAAACAGTACTTTAGGATTAtgaaacaacatttttattataagtattattttttcattaactattttattctatcttgaaacaaaaaatcttgcttcaaaaTCCTGCATTTGATAAACGCCTCAACTGTTCAACTAAGGTAATCTCTTATTTGATCCCAGAAAAGTTTCTGCGCATTGTCATCATTGTCCCATGCTGCATAGCTCGACATTTTCAAAAGATGATATAATGCTGAATTCATGTTCTTAAATTCGATTTCTTCAAGTAACACTAAAAATATGGATAATTTCCCAAGTTTAGTCAATTTGTTTTTAGCAACAGCAAGCTGAAATAAGCACCACTCATTTTTGGCAAAATTATTCGACAGAACAAGAATAACTGTTTCACTCAGATGCATGTGTTCTACAATGTTATCTGCAAATACTTTTCCCAATTCAAAGTCCCTGTGTGGAATACACAGCTTATAACCTTGCTTCTCTTCTATTTCGTGAATTAGGCTTCTTTTTACCCATGTGAAATCTTCGTAGCAATAAACTACGTACGCAGAATATATGAAGTCCTCTTTGTTGATAAGTTCTTTGTACTGTTTACGGAGTGAACGAAGTTTGTACAACTGGAACCGGAAACGCCATCGACAGATATAACCGGTTATAGTTACGATCAAAACAAAAGCGACGCCAAATCCGATTGTTAGGgaaattgacaaaatatgaCATTCTATAAAACCTGGATTATAATCAACTACCTTTGTTTTGCCAGTTTCACATCTGTAAGTATTATTCCCAGTAATACTCACACGAGTATGCTTCATCCAATTCCTAAACCACTGAAGGTCACATGTGCAGCTAAACCGATTAAACATGAGGTTTATTGAGGTCAGGTTATTCAAAAGACCCATAGGAAAAGATGTATCATAAATCATACCGATCTTATTGCTCCTTAAATTAACTGTCTTCAAGTTTCGAACACCACTAAACACGGAATTGCCATAATTccaagtttgaattttattgtTCTCGAATGTTATAAATTTCAGTAATGGAAATAACGGCAAAAAGTATTTCGGCATGTATGATAGAGATATTGATTCCAACCATAATTTCTTAAGTTTTTTGAGAGGTTTGAACATTAATcttattttgtttgatatcaaatctattttattattagaTAGATCaagttcttttatatttttactgaaGCTAAACAATGAATCAGGATGAAACAGTCCTTGTTGTGCCGATTTCGAGGTAAACAGAAAGCCGTCTGCTCGCCAGAACGTTAAACTTTCTAAAGAAGAACTGTTGAAGGCgtatttgtgaatttttttaaattgtgtagaCATCTGCTTCATTGTTAGTTCCGTTAAAGATTTGAGATTAGAAAATATGTTTGTTGGAATAATCCTTATTGAAAGTCCACTCAAATATAACTTCTTAAGATTTTGCAGACACGAAGAATAGTTTCTCAAATGGTTAATGGTATATAGCTTTGTGTCACAGAGATGTAAATTTGCAATATTGTTTAAGCCAAACTGACAAAAATTTGGAATTATATTAAACCAGTTGCCAGCCAAATTTATATCTTGTATGTTAGGGAGTCCAGTCAAGTTTAAATCCGAATCTTTAATTGAATTCCATGAAATGTCCAGCGACTTCAGTTGTCTAAGACCTGAAAACCATCGTCCTTCAAATGGTGTTAAGTAGCTATGACTTAACTCTATCCTGATCATATTACTATTATTTAATCCATCAAATAATCCTTCGACTGGATGCCAGAGAAGATGGTTTAATCTCAAACGCTGTATACttttaggtaaatttttaaaacagtcCATTGCAACTTTTTCTGTTATGTTGTTCATCGAGAGATCTAGTTTTTCCAGGAAAATAAAACTAGTAAAAGAATCGTTTTGAATAACACTGATTGAGTTACCTTGCAAATCTAAATTTAAAAGTGTTAAATGTGTTAGATTGCTAAATGTATTTCTTGACACATGTGGTAAGtgattgtttataaaaataacctcCACTGTTCTGGGAGGAAATTTTGGAATAAAATTCAGCTTTGTAGTATTCAATTTGCCAttacatgttgaaataaaattgtgttgAGGGTTTTGTTTATCACATCCACATTTACATATCTTTGGACAGTTccctttatttgattttaataccGCAGAAATCAGTGGTATGCATAGACAAAGCAAAAGTCTTCGGAACATGATCTCCATACTTTTTCAAATACAATCTGAAACAtagtaaaaaatgtaaaacaacacgtttaataatgtATTGCGTCAGAAGCGCAAATGCATATTTATGGTTTGATACTATGAATGTAATGACTTTCACTGAACTGATCACTTTTTATCAGACTCAGTACTTactgattataaaaaaagtaacaagAGTGAAAcgttcattatttttctctttgaCGTTAACATTTTCTGACTAAGGCGTGTCAATATTGAgtgtttgaaatttaattttatccCCGTTTGataatataatgataatgaGGTAGTTAATGTCGATTCCATTATTTACATAGTACTCACTATTTCGGGAACATAGAACCAAATGGTATTTACTTCATAATAAACatcataaatgaataaaaatctaaaatgaatTAACTTATgcactttaaaatataaattatttgtcaTAACTTTCATAACGGAAACATTtcattgttttgctttttagcTAAATTTCAAACACAATGCATGAAATAAATACGCTTGATTCAATTCATCCGTACCATGTAAATCAATGATAGTAAGCATATGATCAGGAAATCATTATCATGAGTGATGTGCACTTAAGTTGCACCTAATTGAGCTGACAGAATGATAGAATGCGACAGTACATTGTAACTATGCGTCGTAGTGCGATTCAAAACGcaacaa
The genomic region above belongs to Mytilus trossulus isolate FHL-02 chromosome 7, PNRI_Mtr1.1.1.hap1, whole genome shotgun sequence and contains:
- the LOC134724989 gene encoding toll-like receptor 13 — protein: MEIMFRRLLLCLCIPLISAVLKSNKGNCPKICKCGCDKQNPQHNFISTCNGKLNTTKLNFIPKFPPRTVEVIFINNHLPHVSRNTFSNLTHLTLLNLDLQGNSISVIQNDSFTSFIFLEKLDLSMNNITEKVAMDCFKNLPKSIQRLRLNHLLWHPVEGLFDGLNNSNMIRIELSHSYLTPFEGRWFSGLRQLKSLDISWNSIKDSDLNLTGLPNIQDINLAGNWFNIIPNFCQFGLNNIANLHLCDTKLYTINHLRNYSSCLQNLKKLYLSGLSIRIIPTNIFSNLKSLTELTMKQMSTQFKKIHKYAFNSSSLESLTFWRADGFLFTSKSAQQGLFHPDSLFSFSKNIKELDLSNNKIDLISNKIRLMFKPLKKLKKLWLESISLSYMPKYFLPLFPLLKFITFENNKIQTWNYGNSVFSGVRNLKTVNLRSNKIGMIYDTSFPMGLLNNLTSINLMFNRFSCTCDLQWFRNWMKHTRVSITGNNTYRCETGKTKVVDYNPGFIECHILSISLTIGFGVAFVLIVTITGYICRWRFRFQLYKLRSLRKQYKELINKEDFIYSAYVVYCYEDFTWVKRSLIHEIEEKQGYKLCIPHRDFELGKVFADNIVEHMHLSETVILVLSNNFAKNEWCLFQLAVAKNKLTKLGKLSIFLVLLEEIEFKNMNSALYHLLKMSSYAAWDNDDNAQKLFWDQIRDYLS